A section of the Agrobacterium tumefaciens genome encodes:
- a CDS encoding HAD family hydrolase, with protein sequence MLPFLPRAVVFDMDGLLIESERLYRDSFLAASDEGGHGMEVETYQKVCGSPWDVITGTIFADYGADFPIDNFRDAWLRHLGVMMADGVALKPGVVEILDLLDRLNIRRAIATSSRHDSVTRHLGPHDLLGRFDTIVARGDYTEPKPAPMPYLTAARRLSLDPGRCLALEDSYSGVRSATSAGMMTIMVPDVAPPTEEMREKCVAVASDLNAVAAMLEKLEPSGF encoded by the coding sequence ATGTTGCCCTTTCTGCCGCGGGCGGTGGTGTTCGACATGGACGGATTGTTGATCGAGAGCGAGAGGCTTTATCGCGATTCATTTCTGGCGGCCTCGGATGAAGGCGGCCATGGCATGGAGGTGGAGACCTATCAGAAGGTCTGCGGCAGCCCGTGGGATGTCATCACCGGCACCATCTTTGCCGATTATGGCGCGGATTTTCCCATCGACAATTTTCGAGACGCCTGGCTCCGGCATCTTGGCGTGATGATGGCTGATGGCGTGGCGTTGAAGCCTGGCGTCGTCGAAATCCTCGATCTGCTCGACCGGCTCAATATACGGCGCGCCATCGCCACCTCATCGCGGCACGATTCGGTGACGCGCCATCTTGGGCCCCACGATCTTCTCGGACGTTTCGACACCATTGTCGCGCGCGGCGACTATACGGAGCCGAAACCGGCGCCCATGCCCTATCTGACGGCGGCGCGACGACTGTCCCTCGATCCCGGGCGCTGTCTTGCCTTGGAGGATTCCTACTCGGGTGTACGCTCGGCGACATCGGCGGGCATGATGACCATCATGGTGCCTGACGTTGCACCGCCGACGGAGGAAATGCGGGAGAAATGCGTGGCCGTCGCCAGCGACCTTAACGCCGTGGCGGCCATGTTGGAAAAGCTGGAGCCTTCAGGGTTTTGA
- a CDS encoding MazG nucleotide pyrophosphohydrolase domain-containing protein produces the protein MFADMMRRFEEASQKYAAENGIFRDPDWYMLKLQEEVGEVTQAWNRLTGRARVKGRSKEETKRDLADETADLLGHVLLLAHYNGLDIEGAIKRKWCFTPSKP, from the coding sequence ATGTTTGCTGACATGATGCGTCGGTTTGAAGAGGCGTCGCAAAAATATGCCGCTGAAAACGGGATATTCCGCGATCCGGACTGGTACATGCTGAAGCTCCAGGAAGAGGTTGGCGAGGTCACGCAGGCCTGGAACCGGCTGACAGGAAGGGCGCGCGTTAAGGGTAGGAGCAAAGAGGAGACGAAGCGGGATCTGGCCGACGAAACCGCCGATCTCCTCGGCCATGTGCTGTTACTGGCCCATTATAACGGTCTCGATATTGAAGGAGCGATCAAGCGTAAGTGGTGCTTTACGCCGTCAAAACCCTGA
- the fabI gene encoding enoyl-ACP reductase FabI produces the protein MAQASGLMAGKRGLIMGVANNRSIAWGIAKACADAGAELALTWQGDALKKRVEPLAQELGAFMAGHCDVTDLETIDAVFAALEKHWGKIDFVVHAIAFSDKDELTGRYLDTSRDNFNRTMDISVFSLAAVAKRAEPVMNDGGSIVTLTYYGAEKVMPNYNVMGVAKAALEASVRYLAVDLGNRGIRVNAVSAGPIKTLAASGIGDFRYILKWNEYNAPLKRTVSIEEVGKSALYLLSDLSTGVTGEIHHVDSGYHTIGMKAVDAPDISVVKD, from the coding sequence ATGGCTCAGGCATCCGGCCTTATGGCTGGCAAACGCGGCCTCATCATGGGTGTCGCCAACAACCGCTCAATCGCTTGGGGCATTGCCAAGGCATGTGCGGACGCTGGCGCGGAACTCGCACTCACCTGGCAGGGCGATGCGCTCAAGAAGCGCGTCGAGCCGCTGGCACAGGAACTCGGCGCCTTCATGGCCGGCCATTGCGATGTGACCGATCTCGAGACGATTGATGCGGTTTTTGCCGCGCTGGAAAAGCATTGGGGCAAGATCGACTTCGTCGTGCACGCGATTGCTTTTTCCGACAAGGACGAGCTGACCGGCCGTTACCTCGATACCAGCCGCGACAACTTCAACCGCACCATGGACATCTCCGTCTTCTCGCTGGCCGCCGTTGCCAAGCGGGCGGAGCCCGTCATGAATGACGGTGGCTCGATCGTGACGCTCACCTATTACGGCGCCGAAAAGGTCATGCCGAACTACAACGTCATGGGCGTGGCCAAGGCTGCACTCGAGGCGAGCGTGCGTTACCTCGCGGTCGACCTCGGCAATCGCGGCATTCGCGTCAACGCCGTTTCCGCCGGCCCGATCAAGACGCTGGCCGCTTCCGGCATCGGCGATTTCCGTTACATTCTGAAGTGGAACGAATATAATGCGCCGCTGAAGCGTACAGTCTCCATCGAAGAAGTCGGCAAGTCGGCGCTTTATCTGCTGTCCGACCTTTCGACCGGCGTGACCGGCGAAATCCACCATGTCGATTCGGGTTATCACACGATCGGCATGAAGGCGGTGGACGCGCCTGATATTTCGGTGGTCAAGGACTGA
- a CDS encoding histidine phosphatase family protein, translating to MLVYVIRHGQTDWNAIRRLQGQKDIPLNDFGRQQAVGNGLILSRLLGETAKDFDYVASPLGRTRETMELMRGAMGLDPTGYRTDDRLIEVSFGDWEGQTLPELKKEFPDRVKARKANKWDFIPPGQDAESYEILSWRIGAWLSSVDRQTICVCHGGVIRSIFRLVSGMDKDEASRTQIPQDRILKVEIDRNSAEWIL from the coding sequence TTGCTCGTCTATGTGATCCGGCACGGACAAACGGACTGGAATGCGATACGCCGGCTTCAGGGTCAGAAAGACATTCCGCTCAATGATTTCGGCCGCCAGCAGGCGGTCGGCAACGGCCTCATCCTTTCCCGCCTTCTCGGCGAGACGGCAAAAGACTTCGACTACGTGGCAAGCCCGCTCGGGCGCACGCGCGAGACAATGGAGTTGATGCGCGGCGCGATGGGCCTCGATCCCACGGGATACCGCACCGATGATCGCCTGATCGAGGTTTCCTTTGGCGACTGGGAGGGGCAGACCCTGCCCGAGCTCAAGAAGGAATTCCCGGACCGCGTAAAGGCGCGCAAGGCCAACAAGTGGGACTTCATCCCCCCTGGCCAGGATGCCGAAAGCTACGAAATCCTCTCCTGGCGCATCGGCGCATGGCTCTCCTCCGTGGACAGGCAGACAATCTGCGTCTGCCACGGCGGCGTCATCCGCTCGATCTTCCGGCTGGTATCCGGCATGGACAAGGACGAGGCATCGAGAACGCAAATTCCGCAGGACCGGATTTTGAAGGTCGAGATCGACAGGAATAGTGCGGAGTGGATTTTGTGA
- the pdxH gene encoding pyridoxamine 5'-phosphate oxidase, with translation MSETGLTSSDFTEENEPFTLFAEWLKDATASEINDPNAVALATVDENGLPNVRMVLLKGVDDRGFVFYTNFESQKGREILGQKKAAMCFHWKSLRRQVRLRGEVEIVSDAEADAYYASRPRGSRIGAWASKQSRPLEGRFALEKAVAEYTAKYAIGDIPRPSHWSGFRIRPVSIEFWHDRKFRLHDRIEFRRETPDGAWSKVRMYP, from the coding sequence ATGTCGGAAACGGGGTTAACATCCAGTGACTTCACGGAAGAAAATGAACCTTTCACCCTTTTTGCCGAGTGGCTGAAGGACGCGACGGCTTCCGAAATCAATGATCCGAACGCAGTGGCACTCGCCACCGTGGACGAAAATGGCCTGCCGAACGTGCGCATGGTGCTGCTAAAAGGCGTCGATGACCGCGGCTTCGTGTTCTACACGAATTTCGAAAGCCAGAAGGGACGGGAGATCCTCGGCCAGAAAAAAGCGGCCATGTGTTTCCACTGGAAGAGCCTGCGGCGACAGGTGCGCCTGCGGGGCGAGGTGGAGATCGTGAGCGACGCGGAGGCGGATGCCTATTATGCCTCCCGCCCGCGCGGCAGCCGCATCGGCGCCTGGGCCTCCAAGCAGTCGCGGCCGCTGGAGGGTCGTTTCGCGCTGGAAAAGGCGGTGGCCGAATATACCGCCAAATATGCGATCGGCGATATTCCGCGCCCATCCCACTGGTCCGGTTTCCGCATTCGCCCCGTGAGCATCGAATTCTGGCATGATCGCAAGTTCCGCCTGCATGACCGTATCGAATTCCGCCGCGAGACGCCTGACGGTGCCTGGTCGAAGGTCCGCATGTACCCGTAA
- the aroC gene encoding chorismate synthase: MSHNSFGHLFRVTTWGESHGPALGCVLDGCPPGLRFTLSEVQHWMDKRKPGQSRFVTQRREDDIVKVLSGVMLDGDGDTMITTGTPISMLIENTDQRSKDYGEIAKRFRPGHADFTYDLKYGIRDYRGGGRSSARETAARVAAGAIARKVVPSLNVRGALVQIGKHKINRENWDWDQVDQNPFFCPDPEMVPVWEEYLDSIRKAGSSIGAVVEVVAEGVPAGIGAPIYAKLDQDIASNLMSINAVKGVEIGEGFASAELSGEENADEMRMGNDGKPIFLSNHAGGILGGIATGEPVIARFAIKPTSSILTERLSIDTDGNNVDVRTKGRHDPCVGIRAVPIGEAMIACTVADHYLRDRGQTGRLK; encoded by the coding sequence ATGTCGCATAACAGTTTCGGTCATCTTTTTCGCGTTACCACCTGGGGAGAAAGCCACGGGCCGGCGCTCGGCTGTGTGCTGGATGGATGCCCGCCCGGCCTCCGCTTCACCCTTTCCGAGGTGCAGCACTGGATGGACAAGCGCAAACCGGGGCAAAGCCGTTTCGTGACCCAGCGCCGCGAGGATGACATCGTCAAGGTGCTTTCCGGCGTGATGCTGGATGGGGACGGCGACACGATGATCACGACAGGCACGCCGATTTCGATGCTGATCGAAAATACCGACCAGCGCTCCAAGGATTATGGCGAGATCGCCAAGCGCTTCCGCCCCGGCCATGCGGATTTCACCTATGACCTGAAATACGGCATTCGCGATTATCGTGGCGGCGGCCGCTCGTCGGCGCGTGAAACGGCAGCGCGTGTCGCTGCGGGCGCAATTGCCCGCAAGGTGGTGCCCAGTCTCAATGTGCGCGGCGCGCTGGTGCAGATCGGCAAGCACAAAATCAACCGCGAAAACTGGGATTGGGATCAGGTCGACCAGAACCCGTTCTTCTGCCCGGACCCCGAAATGGTGCCGGTCTGGGAAGAATACCTCGACAGCATCCGCAAGGCCGGCTCCTCCATCGGCGCCGTGGTCGAAGTGGTCGCGGAAGGCGTTCCCGCCGGCATCGGCGCGCCAATCTATGCCAAGCTCGACCAGGATATCGCCTCCAACCTGATGTCGATTAACGCCGTCAAGGGCGTGGAGATCGGCGAGGGCTTTGCCTCTGCCGAGCTTTCCGGCGAAGAAAATGCCGACGAGATGCGCATGGGCAATGACGGCAAGCCGATCTTTCTGTCCAACCATGCGGGCGGCATCCTGGGCGGGATTGCGACCGGCGAACCTGTTATCGCCCGCTTCGCCATCAAGCCCACATCCTCTATCCTGACGGAGCGCCTGTCGATCGATACCGACGGCAATAATGTCGATGTTCGCACCAAGGGTCGCCACGACCCCTGCGTTGGCATCCGGGCCGTTCCGATCGGTGAAGCGATGATCGCCTGCACCGTTGCCGACCATTACCTGAGGGACCGCGGCCAGACCGGCCGACTGAAATAA
- a CDS encoding invasion associated locus B family protein — MRLSPLARTFLAAAGLAIIAPAAAALAQQQPPGTPKSTHGAWSVICDKPAGASEEQCALMQNVIADDRPEVGLSVVVLKTADRKSRILRILAPLGVLLKDGMELYIDNNNIGRAYFTRCFSEGCYVEVDIDDELLKVLRAGKNAVFALREAVDQDRVGIPIELSGFAEGYDALP; from the coding sequence ATGCGTCTTTCCCCGCTCGCGCGCACTTTTCTTGCCGCCGCCGGTCTTGCCATCATCGCCCCCGCTGCAGCGGCGCTGGCGCAACAGCAGCCGCCCGGCACGCCAAAGTCGACGCATGGTGCGTGGTCCGTCATCTGCGACAAGCCGGCCGGCGCCTCTGAAGAGCAATGTGCGCTGATGCAGAATGTCATTGCCGACGACCGCCCGGAAGTGGGACTTTCGGTTGTCGTTCTGAAGACGGCCGATCGCAAGTCGCGCATCCTGCGCATCCTCGCGCCGCTCGGCGTGCTGTTGAAGGATGGCATGGAGCTCTATATCGACAATAATAACATCGGCCGCGCCTATTTCACCCGCTGCTTCTCCGAAGGCTGTTATGTGGAAGTCGATATTGACGACGAATTGCTGAAGGTTTTGCGCGCCGGCAAGAACGCGGTTTTCGCGCTGCGCGAAGCCGTGGATCAGGACCGCGTCGGCATTCCGATCGAGCTTTCCGGTTTTGCCGAAGGTTACGACGCGCTTCCTTGA
- a CDS encoding bleomycin resistance protein, with product MRNALVPELAVSDWQKSRAFYCDLIGFHVVYERPEEGFTYLALGDAELMIDQIGATRTFVAGNASLDAPLGRGMNLQIAVPSLQPILFRLERSAIDLVMPLEEKWYRRGTVEVGNRQFIVADPDGYLIRPFESLGERPFRFG from the coding sequence ATACGAAATGCCCTCGTTCCTGAACTTGCCGTCAGCGACTGGCAGAAGAGCCGCGCTTTTTATTGCGACCTGATTGGCTTCCATGTGGTTTACGAGCGCCCCGAAGAGGGCTTCACCTATCTGGCGCTGGGCGACGCAGAGCTGATGATTGACCAGATCGGTGCGACCCGGACCTTTGTGGCGGGCAATGCCTCGCTCGATGCGCCGTTGGGCCGCGGCATGAACCTGCAGATCGCCGTTCCCTCCCTGCAGCCCATTCTATTCCGGCTGGAGCGGTCTGCCATCGATCTCGTTATGCCGCTTGAGGAAAAGTGGTACAGGCGCGGCACGGTCGAAGTGGGGAACCGGCAATTCATCGTCGCCGATCCCGACGGGTATCTGATCCGCCCCTTCGAGAGCCTCGGCGAACGCCCCTTCCGGTTCGGTTGA
- the tldD gene encoding metalloprotease TldD: MTDDLVKLFDCDETQLRKLVGEALAGADDGELFIEHAQAESLTFDNGRLKGGSFNTDQGFGLRAVAGETVGYAHAGELSQSALKRASDAVGAVTKGYSGSYAAAPQRTNKKLYGDENPIGSPSFEEKVKLLTDIDAYLRDKDPNVRQVTATISASWQVVDILRADGHRVSDVRPMTRINISVVAGEGDRQESGSYGIGGRVGFGDFITTENWQRGADEALRQALVNLTAIDAPAGTMDVVLGSGWPGVMLHEAVGHGLEGDFNRKKTSAFAGLMGEMVAAPGVTVVDDGTIDSRRGSLTIDDEGTPSGYNVLIENGRLVGYMQDRQNARLMGARPTGNGRRQGYAYVPMPRMTNTYMLSGDKTPEEIITSVKKGIYAVSFGGGQVDITSGKFVFGCTEAYLIENGKIGAPVKGAMLIGNGPDAMKRVSMIGNDSKLDTGIGNCGKAGQWVPVGVGQPHLRMDQITVGGTKA, encoded by the coding sequence ATGACCGACGACCTTGTAAAACTCTTCGATTGCGATGAAACGCAATTGCGCAAGCTCGTTGGAGAGGCGCTTGCGGGCGCCGATGATGGCGAGTTGTTCATCGAACATGCGCAGGCGGAGTCGCTCACCTTCGACAATGGCCGTCTCAAGGGCGGCTCCTTTAACACCGACCAGGGTTTTGGCCTTCGCGCCGTCGCTGGCGAGACCGTCGGTTATGCCCATGCCGGCGAGCTTTCGCAAAGCGCGCTGAAACGTGCTTCCGACGCGGTGGGTGCTGTTACCAAAGGATATTCCGGCTCCTATGCCGCCGCACCGCAACGCACCAATAAAAAGCTTTATGGCGACGAAAACCCGATCGGCAGCCCCAGCTTCGAGGAGAAGGTGAAGCTCCTCACCGATATCGATGCCTATCTGCGTGACAAGGATCCGAATGTCCGGCAGGTGACGGCGACGATTTCCGCCAGCTGGCAGGTGGTGGATATTCTGCGCGCCGATGGCCATCGTGTCAGTGACGTCAGGCCGATGACCCGTATCAACATTTCCGTGGTCGCGGGCGAAGGCGACCGGCAGGAAAGCGGCTCCTACGGGATCGGCGGCCGGGTCGGTTTCGGCGATTTCATTACCACGGAAAACTGGCAGCGCGGTGCTGATGAAGCGCTGCGGCAGGCGCTCGTCAACCTCACGGCCATCGATGCGCCAGCGGGCACCATGGATGTCGTGCTGGGTTCCGGCTGGCCGGGTGTGATGCTGCATGAGGCCGTGGGTCACGGTCTGGAGGGCGATTTCAACCGCAAGAAGACATCCGCATTCGCTGGTCTGATGGGCGAGATGGTCGCCGCACCCGGTGTCACTGTCGTCGACGACGGCACGATCGACAGCCGGCGTGGTTCGCTTACCATCGACGACGAAGGCACGCCTTCAGGATATAATGTCTTGATCGAGAACGGCAGACTCGTCGGCTACATGCAGGACCGGCAGAACGCCCGGCTGATGGGTGCGAGGCCCACCGGCAACGGCCGCCGCCAGGGTTATGCCTATGTGCCGATGCCGCGCATGACCAATACCTACATGCTTTCCGGGGACAAAACGCCAGAAGAGATCATCACATCCGTCAAAAAGGGCATCTACGCCGTCTCCTTTGGTGGCGGTCAGGTGGATATTACCTCGGGCAAATTCGTGTTCGGCTGCACCGAGGCCTATCTCATCGAGAACGGCAAGATCGGTGCGCCGGTGAAGGGCGCGATGCTGATCGGCAACGGCCCGGATGCGATGAAGCGCGTATCGATGATCGGCAATGACTCCAAGCTCGATACCGGTATCGGCAATTGTGGCAAGGCCGGGCAATGGGTGCCGGTTGGCGTCGGCCAGCCGCACCTGCGCATGGACCAGATCACTGTGGGCGGCACGAAGGCGTAG
- a CDS encoding DnaJ C-terminal domain-containing protein, producing MRDPYSILGVKRDARHDEIKAAWRTKAKTVHPDANRDDPDASARFAEIGQAYDLLKDPKKRDLYDQARKAAEKKKAGETIMQQREAAREAAERAKAAEKLMEELARADARNRAQTGHKADSKPESAEDIVERIFGADAQNDPKVQQAAEAAKAAASAAKGDMPAATATGDDKTAPASLAANLFSALVRRFRAPQPAPEKVPDITAEAIVTVADLLEKKWITVSLADERDVRFQLEPGMTDGHVVRLKGQGLKLPNIARGDLAVTLLAARDDVFSLRGFDIHTTLAISLSDAVLGCDAKVVTPLGEETITIPAWSGSDRALRLAGKGLADGKGGSGDLVIELRIVLHEKPDEKVTDLMRHMREGLYL from the coding sequence ATGCGCGATCCATATTCTATCCTCGGCGTAAAACGTGACGCCCGCCACGACGAGATCAAGGCCGCCTGGCGCACGAAGGCGAAAACCGTTCACCCGGACGCCAATCGCGACGATCCCGATGCGTCGGCGCGCTTTGCCGAGATCGGTCAGGCCTACGACCTTCTGAAAGACCCGAAAAAGCGCGATCTCTACGATCAGGCCCGCAAGGCAGCGGAAAAGAAAAAGGCCGGCGAAACCATCATGCAGCAGCGGGAAGCCGCGCGCGAGGCTGCCGAACGTGCCAAGGCCGCCGAAAAGCTGATGGAGGAACTGGCCCGCGCGGACGCCCGCAACCGGGCGCAGACCGGCCACAAAGCCGATAGCAAACCGGAAAGCGCCGAAGACATCGTCGAGCGCATCTTCGGCGCAGACGCCCAGAATGATCCCAAGGTGCAGCAGGCAGCGGAAGCCGCAAAGGCGGCCGCGAGCGCTGCGAAAGGCGATATGCCCGCAGCCACAGCCACTGGCGATGACAAGACTGCGCCCGCCTCGCTCGCTGCCAATCTTTTCAGCGCGCTGGTGCGGCGGTTCCGTGCGCCGCAGCCGGCTCCGGAAAAAGTGCCTGACATCACCGCAGAAGCCATCGTTACGGTTGCAGATCTGCTCGAGAAGAAGTGGATTACCGTTTCTCTTGCCGACGAGCGGGACGTCCGGTTCCAGCTCGAGCCCGGGATGACCGATGGCCATGTTGTGCGGCTGAAGGGACAGGGGCTGAAGCTCCCCAACATTGCGCGCGGCGATCTTGCAGTCACGTTGCTTGCCGCGCGCGACGATGTGTTTTCGCTGCGTGGCTTCGATATTCACACGACGCTTGCCATTTCGCTCAGCGATGCGGTTCTGGGGTGCGACGCGAAGGTCGTGACGCCGCTCGGCGAAGAAACCATCACCATTCCGGCCTGGTCAGGCTCGGACCGCGCCCTCCGGCTTGCTGGCAAGGGCCTTGCCGACGGCAAGGGTGGCTCGGGCGATCTCGTCATCGAATTGCGCATCGTCCTGCACGAGAAACCGGATGAAAAGGTAACCGACCTGATGCGCCACATGCGCGAAGGCCTTTATTTGTGA
- a CDS encoding sulfite exporter TauE/SafE family protein → MSHLDFLSSFVAAHSPVLLATFAGAAFLAGLARGFSGFGAALIFIPLASAIVGPRVASAVLLVVDAVLTVGMIPPAFRMADRRDVFTMATGALVGVPVGTMLLAKGDPLTLRWLISGVVVVLLVFLLSGWRYSGRPKTPLTLLTGLVAGLFSGAAQLGGPPVVAYWLGGALKGAFVRANVILYFAISTIFSLASYFLGGLFSFDVFVFFLLALPFYGAGLYAGSRLHGFADEASFRRICYGLIAMSACIGLPLFDSLLK, encoded by the coding sequence ATGTCCCATCTCGACTTCCTGTCGTCATTCGTCGCCGCACACAGCCCGGTGCTGCTCGCCACGTTTGCCGGCGCAGCCTTTCTTGCCGGCCTTGCCCGCGGCTTTTCCGGCTTCGGCGCGGCGCTCATATTCATCCCGCTTGCGAGCGCCATCGTCGGGCCACGTGTGGCTTCGGCGGTTCTGCTGGTGGTGGACGCCGTGCTAACTGTGGGTATGATACCGCCCGCCTTCCGCATGGCGGACAGGCGAGACGTCTTCACCATGGCGACCGGCGCCCTTGTCGGCGTGCCCGTCGGCACGATGTTGCTCGCCAAGGGTGATCCCTTGACGCTGCGCTGGCTCATTTCAGGCGTCGTCGTGGTGCTGCTCGTGTTCCTGCTGTCCGGCTGGCGTTACAGCGGCCGGCCGAAGACGCCGCTCACCCTTCTCACCGGACTCGTGGCTGGCCTGTTTTCAGGCGCCGCGCAGCTGGGTGGCCCGCCCGTCGTCGCCTATTGGCTGGGCGGCGCGCTGAAGGGCGCTTTCGTGCGCGCCAATGTCATTCTTTATTTTGCGATATCGACGATATTTTCCCTGGCCAGCTATTTTTTGGGCGGCCTGTTCAGCTTCGATGTCTTCGTGTTTTTCCTGCTGGCGTTGCCCTTTTACGGTGCGGGCCTTTACGCAGGGTCGCGATTACATGGGTTTGCCGATGAGGCATCCTTCAGGCGCATCTGCTACGGGCTGATCGCCATGTCTGCCTGCATCGGCCTGCCCTTGTTCGATTCGCTGCTGAAATAG
- a CDS encoding DUF1344 domain-containing protein encodes MRMMIAALLATANLLMPINSFAQSVDVEGTISKIDANGLSITLSDGKTYRVPEEFNFEGLKAGVKVVVFYTEVDGKRVVDDLQVVE; translated from the coding sequence ATGCGTATGATGATTGCCGCCCTTCTGGCCACCGCCAACCTCCTGATGCCGATCAACAGCTTCGCCCAGAGCGTGGACGTGGAAGGCACGATCAGCAAGATCGATGCGAATGGCCTCAGCATTACGCTGAGCGACGGCAAGACCTACCGCGTGCCGGAAGAATTCAATTTCGAAGGGCTGAAAGCGGGCGTGAAGGTCGTGGTTTTCTACACGGAAGTGGATGGCAAGCGCGTGGTCGACGATCTGCAGGTTGTTGAGTAA
- a CDS encoding RT0821/Lpp0805 family surface protein, with translation MVTVIAKSNSRTKSLLSSVAEVSAVVSMLVVLSGCVSLDLFGGDKVDRSLSTASVPNQQNGSAQTDDVTIRNAVTSADLAKLADQPLPWANAATGSAGVVTAIREDKSSGFVCRQFKTTRHSFEGVAAYSGQACLSETGEWLMTRFEQK, from the coding sequence ATGGTGACCGTCATAGCAAAGTCGAACAGTCGAACAAAGAGCCTCCTTTCGTCGGTAGCGGAAGTTTCCGCCGTCGTGTCGATGCTTGTGGTGCTGAGCGGATGTGTCAGCCTCGATCTTTTCGGCGGCGACAAGGTCGACCGCTCGCTTTCCACGGCCTCCGTGCCCAACCAGCAGAATGGCAGCGCCCAGACCGACGACGTAACCATTCGCAATGCGGTCACATCGGCCGATCTCGCCAAGCTTGCAGATCAGCCGCTGCCCTGGGCGAACGCCGCCACCGGCAGCGCAGGCGTCGTCACCGCCATTCGCGAAGATAAATCAAGCGGTTTCGTCTGCCGTCAATTCAAGACCACGCGTCACTCCTTCGAGGGTGTGGCAGCCTATTCCGGGCAGGCCTGCCTGTCGGAAACCGGCGAATGGTTGATGACCCGCTTCGAGCAGAAATAA